In Toxoplasma gondii ME49 chromosome V, whole genome shotgun sequence, the DNA window TGCTCTTTTTTCCGCAGAGTGAGCTTTTGTCTACTGGCTGTGCTACACCTCGAAGCTGTGGCAGTAGTCCGTTGAAACTTTATTCCGGAGGTCGCCAGTGTGAGGCTCGCGCAGGTCAAGTAGCCAAAAGCGTTTTtggagaagacgcgcctTCAGCGCGacccgctgtctctggatTGACGGTTCGCGTTGTCTCGGTGGCTTCGCCATAAATGAAAAGCTTTTCGTTGCATATGTCGGCACAGGGACATTGTCACCCTTCATTTCCTGACAAGAAACGCCGTGACTGATGCCTCGTTGCTAGTGTAACGGCTAACTGGCTTTATGTGACTTCCTCCTGGAGCTCCATGTAATGCGGCCGTACTTCTTTTGAGAAAAAATAGGTTCGTTTTGAAACCCCGGATCCCGGGTGGACGTTTCGCTCGAAGACAAGACAAAGACATCGGAACAAAGTTCTGGGGGATTCGTGTGTGTCGTGGCTAACGTCAGTCGTGTGAAACAGGAAACCATTCGTTTTTACGAGACAAGATGGCGTCGAACAAAGCGCTTGGGAAGAAAATGTCTCTCTTGGAAGAGGAGCTGCGAGGACCTGTCAAGGTGATGGACACGTATGACCCGATCTTCGACTCCGAATCCGAGGTAACGCTCGTTTCCTGTAGTTATGTTCTTAGTGTTTCATTCAAGAAACAAGCACGCAGTGACTGTCTGACTACCGACCTCGAATGCTAGAGCGTTTTCAGTTACCTTTGCCGCGCACCGATTTTTTCCCACGTTCCCAAGGTTAGCTGGTGTTTTACAACGCCGGAAGTTTTCCTCTGCTACCCTGACATATGCAGCTGACTTGCAGTGGTGAAAGCCATGTCGGTGTCTCATAACAGGAGTCACAGAGATTGTCCTAGGCACTGTAATGTCTCGGTTTTTTCGGTATGACTTAAGTCGTCCTGCATCGCGAATCATTTGTATGGTGATACCGCACTTGTGTACTTGCAGACAGTCCGACGCGGGTAAAGTAAGCAGTGTACCGATTTTGCCGCATGTACGCATATTGATGTACAGGTTTATCCAGTGTCAGTTAGCATGATGCCTCGTGGAATCTCCGTGATTCTACAGCAGTGCATTTCATTTCTGGGTTTTGAGAAATACCGTGGTACTCAGAACAGATGGAGAGTTTCTCCCGACTTTAGATTTGCATTTTGGTTCTGCACGTTGTTTGTTCCCTTACAGGATGAAGACTGCTTGTATACGGTCATTGATGTCGCCGCTGATGAATACCGGCAAGCACTGAACAAAACCAGTTGCTTTTCCGGTGCCACCCCACCACCGCAGAAGTCGCACCTAACGCTCGACGAGTTTACCAAGCTCGCGAAAGAAATTCTGAACAGTAAGAAGAAAATACCGACGGGCTGAATTTTGGTCTTGATGTGTGAGCTCATGCTTCGAACAGTTCGCTTGGTCATTGCACTTTGCAAAAGCATCTGTATATGTCTGTGAGTGTGTGGAGTCCAGCGAATGCGTACCCATTGCGGCCCTCCTAGAAACTCAAGAGAACCTCACTGCAGTAGACCATCCCCAAGTAAAAAGGTATACTGGTTCCCCTCAGCCGAATCtgacaagagacagaagccaTGTTTGGGGCAGGCTGTTTATGTATCTTAGGACACATCCATATACACATGTGTGGCTGGACAGCAGACTCACCTGGGTCTCCTGTGGAGAAACAAGGCCCAGGTAGACGATCGCCCTCTGAGAAGAAACGGCAGAATTCCTCGACGCAGCGTACGACTGTGTGGAGCGAAGGCTCAAGAGACCACGGACTGCTCACGTTGTTTCTTTTGAGAAGCTCGGCGGAGTTTTAAAGCGCTAAAGCCGAGTAAAGATGTTCAGCGGGTGGGACACACATGCCTGGACGTGGTGGTTCATTCGCGTGCAGCTGTTGCGGGCTCAACCGGACTCTCTCTCAGATCCTTCCCCGATGCTTCCTTGCAGGTTACTTCGTGAACCGTGAAACATTCGACCTGTCCAAGGCGCTAGAGGAACTCAACTGCAACCAGTACCTCGACTCCTTTCTAGTGCTCGCGATCCAGTCGTCTCTGCACCGGTCAACGGACGAGCAGAGATGCATCTCGGCATCTCTCACACTTCTTGTCGACAAGCACATCGTCAGCAAGCAGCAGATGGTTCGAGCGTTCGAGAAACTGATCCAGTCTGCAAGCGACATCAACGTGGTACGTGGTCAGTTCTGAAAAAGGGCGTTTTCGTGGTGCCGCCGTTTCTCGTGTGAGCCAACAGGACACTGCAAATGCCCACAAAGTTATGCCATTCCTAAATGTGTCATGGAACACCGTTGCTTGTGTGCATCATCGCATCTGACAATTCGATTTCTTTGATGTACGCTCGTGACAGGGGGCTCTTCCGGCGAAATAAAGCAGTTCGACGTGTGGAACGACGCCGGACGCTTTATCCAGAGTTTTGCGCCGGCAACTCCCGCGTGAATCGCTCTTGAGACAGGAGTGTTTGTAAGCGGTTTATGGTGACTTCGCGTGTCCATGCAGTCACGTTGATTCGTcgttttcgctgtttcttttgGGTGACTGCTCGCCTCTCTCAGGATTCGCAACTCAATCCGGATCGAGTGTATCTGTTCCTCGATTGCGCCGTTCTGGACGGATGCGTTGATGAAAGCTATGTGCGGCGTTTGCCGGAGAAGTTCCTGGCCGCGCTGTCTCGTGAAACTCTCGAAGGGAATCGACACCTGGTAGACGCTCTTCGAAAGTGAGTCTGAAgtgtttctgcatgcgcgcagcCTTCCTCCTGTCTGCAAGCGAGTCGGCTCCGCTCATGGGAACCTCCAGGATTAACGAAACTGGCGGCTCACGACCATGGCCACCAAGAATCCGATCCGTGTATTCCGTAAACAGCATGTTTTGTCGCGGTGTGGCGAGTGCGTCTGCTCATCCAAAATGCTCCAATTTGAGACTGAAGAGAGGTGCCGTTCGGAACGCGTTTTGCGATTTCACACCCATTCACCGtttttgtgtgtcttttGTAAAAGTGAAAATAGCATGCGATAGGTGTGCATGGTGTTTCGACTATCTCGTGTCTTGAGCTATCCTTAATGCTCTGTGTACAAAGAGATGCCGTTCCAAAAGAGTTCTTGCACGCCGCAGTCTCGACGGTAGAGAACTATGCTGGATCAGGGCTTGAGACTGTCTTGCAAAATTTGTGTGTTAAACGTTGACAGTACAAAAATCAACGAAACCTTGACTGTAACGCCGTGTGTCTTCACAAGGGACGAACGGTCGTCTGCGCTCCTGTTGCCTCCCTGTCGCGTTCGAACCGTTTTCTTTACGACACTTGCATTCGTGTGGGTAAACAAAAAAGGAGTTACCCTGTTCTCCCAAATCTTCATCCAAAGCCGGCACTCAGATTATGAAGATCATAGCTAGACCATCGGTTGTCCTTGAGACGTTGCAAGCAGATATTGCTTGCGTACAAGTAAGCCGCACCAAAATTACAAAAATAGCCCGTGAACCGTACCACGGGGGTGACTTAAAAGAGTGGAATTCTCTGTTTGGGCGGCTTCATTTCCCCCCTCAGCTTGAAATCCTTCAAGGAGGCTGTCAGGAACTTCTTGCCTGACTTCTTCAACTCCGGAAGCGTGGAAGAAATGAAGATTTTCCTGGACGAGCAGCGCCAGCCCCTCCTCCAGCACGAATTCGTCAAGATGGTCGTTGAGTCAGCATTCTCCAAGGAAAACGAGTAAGTCGCGCGACGAGATGCTGTCTGCTTCTGGCACATCTTTTCCTAAAACAATTGCAGAAACAGTCAGCCCTTCAATCCACACGGGattgcagagaaaaaactcaTCCACACTCTCCATTTGCTTCTGCCCTCTCGCGGCCCGTGTCCTAGAACAACTTATTGGACGACAACTTGTACATCACACCTACACACAACATCTAgatacttatatatatatatatatatatatctgcacGTATGTACTGTGACGTGGATTTTTGTGCTTCTCAAGACCTGTCGAAATAGCGTGGGCACTTGTTAGTCTGcggcctctcttctcaggCACGATTGTTTGGGAATGGGTTCCATCTGTGTCTAAAAACAGTGTCTTGGCGGGTCTTGCTTCGTCGCAGTCACGCGGCGGTGCGGGCGGGGGATCTCGGCACCTCAGTTTTGGATTGAGACACAAGAAAGGGTCCTGTTGTAGAAATGCCAGATGTCTCTGACACGTTTTCACAGACACCGCGAGATGGTCAGCAACGCACTGGATCGGCTGTACGGGAAGGTGCTGAAACCGGATGACATCCAGCTTGCTTTCGCGCGTCTGGTCGGCGATGTCGATGACTACTCTCTGGACAACCCGGACGTGTACTATCTTCTTGCGAAATTTCTGGtgagacaaaagaaaaacaagcgGCTGGGGGCGGGGTGGAGTATCCCTGGGCACTGCACTGAAACAGCGCCTGAGCTGTCTGGAGCGGAACAAGTCCACGGCGGGGTGGTAACAGGCGGCTGGCCATGCCAGCTGCCGCGTAGCATGTCGATTTAAGTGTAGGTAAAAGAGTCTGGCGGTACATCGATGCAGGCCGTGAACGTGGTTTTCTTGTTGAATTTCCCGTGGATCTGTCCACGAATGGGACAGGAATCTTTTTATGTGCAGTGTGATGGAAAATGAACTCCACATTCAGCGGTCGTCGTCAATGGCAGAAGACGCGATGACGCCAGTCGCAAAACCAGCGCCTGTACGTACCCACACCTTCAGCGGTTTTTGGCTTCCTTTCACAGGCACGGGCTGTTGCCGACGAGATTTTGccgccttctttcctgcttGACCGGTACCGCCTGAACTACGGCGGCGATGCGGGCGTGCAGGTCTTGAAAAAAGTGCAAAAGTGGCTTGCCGAGCAAAATGGGAAAGGCATCAGTGTGAGGCTGCGAAAGGTATGACGTGGGACCTTTTCTCTGGTCTGGACGGAACAACGCCTCTGTTGAGTGTATCTAAGTGTGTGCATTATTtatgcatgcgtgtataGTTATGTAAGTGTGCACGTAAGTATCCttgtacatgtatacatgttGGTGTGGGCCTTTATCGCCGACGAACCGTTTTGTCTTCGGGGGGCTATTTGGAGAGGCACTTGGAGTCTGTAGAGGTACAGCTCAGCGTCTGTTCAGGAGGAACACGCGTGAACTCACTTGATTAACAAGACAACGAAGATACTTGTTTAAATGTCAGATGTGTTTGACTCAAATCTAGTAAACAGACACAGTTGCGTTCCTAGGTAAAACTGGTTTTCAGCCACTTGTCACACGACATCGTCTAGCTGTAATCTTTGTGTTCTTGAAATCAAAAGTGCAAGATAACTCTAGATTCAGAACatagatgcacagatgcacAAATGAGTCCTTGTGGTGCAGTGCCGACCGACTGTTGGAGCATCTTGCGGACTCGTTCGCGTTCAACATCTAAAGCTTTCGGATTGTCTGTTTCCTTTACGTGGGGCAATCGATGTTGCTTGCCGGGCACTGCAGCCGTGAGTGTCTGCATTTGCGTAGAGGTGTACAGACTCTGGGGTTTTTCAGTCTGCGTCTTTAAAGGCGTGTGTTGCTAACCATGCGAGCCATTGCCAGGGACGTACAGCTTGTTTTGAACATCGTGGACGGTCCAGAAGACTCGTGTACTCTCAATGCGACTCGACGGCAGTGTCCGTGTGCCTTTTATGAAAGATAAGGGAGCGCTTTGTGAGCGTATGCGTTCAACACTGGCAAGAGCTCGGTGTCCGTTGAGGCTTTGTTCGCAGGTCTGGACGGGGACCGATCCAGACAACGCAGAGGCATGCGAATTCAAGGCGCGTGTGCGGGAGTGTCTATACGAATATTTCGACAGCAACGACAAAAAGGAAGCCGCCTGCATTCTTCGCGAGCTCGAGCTGTCCCCCGACCAGGTCTGTCTGTTGTTTTCATTGGACCGCTGAAGAGTAATCCAAGCATcggcgcgagagacgcgcaaATACTCGTCTACAAGCATATATGTAGTTTTTCCACTCTCGCTAGAAATGTGGCGCAGTACGTGTATGAGCGTGTACGCATGCAAATAGGTGAACGTTTTTGTGCAGTTCCTGACGTTTCCGAAAGGTGTGGCGTAGATGTCAGCTGCAGGTATCTATctaaagagaaagaaaggggaagaaaaggtAAAGAGAGAAGTCCTCCAACTCAGCATTCAACCGATGTCAGTCGCTGTAAACGACGCGGCGCACCAGCGTAGACGAGGGGGGCGGGTTGAGGGTGGAGAatcttctgtgtgtcttcgcGCCGCGAGCAAGGTTGCTTCTATTagctgcttctttttccttcccgCGAGGCCGCGCAACTCCTCTGGGTGGTAAATAGAAAAGTATTCACGTAATTCCTCACCGTaaaaagaagaaatgcgCGCTCCCGACGGCAGTATTCTAGGAGCCTCGGTGCACAAACTCTGCGTGCGTGTCCCGTACTTTCTCTGTGGATGCATTTGCACAGTGATCACTGTAAAGTGATACTTTCGGAAAGACTTGCTTTACACTTGTGGTCTTTTTCGTATACACTGCTACAAATGCTGCCTCAGGTTTCGCGTGTGTCCTTGCCTTCacgtgtatgtatgtatatctgtgtatataTTTTGTTTGACGCGCACGTGTTGAGATACTCATGTCGTTAAGCTCTATACACTCTTTGTCGACTGAAGTGGTTTTCGCGGCTGGAGTTGTCATGTTACCTCTAGTGATTCTCCAGTTTACTTTTTcggtgttttttctgtgtagGCAGCGGAAATGGTTCGGAAGCTTCTTGTCATAGGCATGGAGAAGGCTGCTGTGGGGGAGCGTACGACTGAGAACGTTTTCGCGTTGCTCCGTTACTTGTTGGAGCGGACTGATATCGACGAGGAAATGATTCAGAAGGGCTTTGAGCAGACGCGCAACATGGCCGAGGAGGTAGGCTCCATGTGTGGCACCCGCTTCGTTTACGCATTCGTTCTTTTCCGGTCCGTCGCTGCGCATTTCCATTGTGTATTGTCTGTCGGAGCAGTCTTGGCAACTGTAGATGAATTTATCTTCCATAGTGAGAATCTGTTCGGAGAACCTCTAGACCTGTTCCAGACGCATACAGGTTTTTCGCCTTATTTGCGTATTTGGTTAGTTCTTGTCTCGGCATGCAGACCAATATCAGAAAGGAGACTACCACCGTAGATATCGTGATGTTTGTACACCTTGGATACATATGTTAGGTCTCCATAAGTACGGCGGATATCAGTTCCTTTACAGCACTTTCCGTGATGGTCGTTGCGCCGCAAGCGACAAGGGTCCGAGGAGCAGAGCCTTCGCgtgcctcctctctgcaAGCCCTCGACAACGCTGGTCTGTATTTGCGAAGAAATGCTTTATCTAACGTTTATGGCATGCCATTTCTCCCGTCTGGAAGGTCTTCCTCGTGCTTCGTCAATACTGCCGTCTGAGGGTTGACACGAATCGTTTCACGATATTGGCTGAATCATgtgtttcgctcttcttgtAGACAACCAGGCATTATCAAGGGAGAGCCCCACTTCAGAAAATGGTGTCCTCCTCGAACTAGTAACGCTTGTTTTGGCACGGACACCGGGTCCCCACAACGAACGCGATATAGTATGTCACGCAGTTTTCTGGGTTTGCTACGAGTAGGTGCGCCATGCGTGTCTCTTCGCAGATCAAACTTGACATTCCTGACATGGATCGACGATTCCCGCAACTTgtggaagaggcgaagaagagaggcatgCTGTCGGCTGAGTTTTAAGGGGCATCTTGTCCGCGTTCACACTTGTGAACTTCGTCGAAAGAAAGTGCTGGATATTTAAGCACGCGACGTCGCTATAGTCTTGTGCACATCCTTCCGGCGCCCTGCGTGTTCCCCGACTGTGTGTGAATTTCTTAGGGGGAATGCAGTGCGTGTTCCCGCGTAAGCCCCCAAAATGTGAGTTTCCACGGCCAATAGCTCTCCAGATTGTCCGTTGAGGGAGGCGCATTTTTAAGCTGTATGTGTGGCCATTCAGCGAGCCTTCAGAGTTGCTTTTCCCCGTAAACGAGAGCCTCTGTCCAACCGGGAGAGTTTCTCCGAGTTTTGGTTTTTGCGACGAGCTGTCTTCGGCGTCCATACTGCCCATACACGCCAGGAGCTGCAGTCAAGTGTCACGCTACGTTTTGTGGTATCGTGGCAGTCCAAAAGCGGACCAGGGCAGGTCGGCACCCGGTGGGTTGTCAAGAAGCTGCACGACGATATCGGCTACACAGGAGTGTGCAGTCCATTGTGATTCTTAGCAGTGTTTTCTTTGCCGGTCTAGGCAGCCACCGTTGTGTCGGGTGGGTGAGCAAGATTAGGAACGAGTTTTCTTTGTTCATACGGTTAGCGCATTTTTGGCGGGCAAGGTGTGATAGGTTCTTGACTGTTACGGTGCGTTAGGGTCGAGTCATGCCTTGCGTTATCTCGAGATCTCGTGCTTCggttgtttctgtctttgctGCGAAACGTCCACGTCGGATCATTGGTCACCGCAATTGTTCCTAGGCTCCCCGTTCACGATGTCGCTTCTATGGTGAAATGCTGAGTCTGGTGCCGCCCCCTACGGAGCAAGGTTGTTCTTGGATGATTTCAGCGGTGGGGGGACAGCAGCCGAAAGTATTTGCCTCGTGGGAAAGACTTGGCTGCAAACGCCTCCTTGACCAACCTTGTCTATCCTTTCCCGACATCATAGTGGAATCAGTAAACCTCATAGTCTGCTCGATCGACAGAATAAGCAGTTAAGAAGATCCAGGGATCGGGGggctgcctctgtcgcgaATGGCGGCTTCGCAGACAGTGGAGCTTCCTGACTGTCGCACCCGACGCCACGGTTTTGGTTGTTAGCACACAGAAGTCCCAAAGTATCTTTCGCTAACGCCCAGATGAAAGCGAAATTCAGATACACACTTCTAGGAAAGGAACTGTGTGCGTGTGGTAGATACAATTTCTGGCGGTGTCTTTTAACGTATACGGCCTTTTCAGTTGTTCTCGAAGAGGTGTTTCGTATATGGTGCGTTTTCGCAGTCCCTGATGTCTGTGACTAATAAGCCAGACGACTGTCTATCAAAGCTGCCTGTAGACTAAGTGGCGCCTGCAGTGGCTGGATAGCTGAAGCGTCACCTGTCGTACTGTGGAATGTGAACGCGACGTTTTGTCACTGACGAGTCAGGCTCCCCCTGTTttgcggagaaaaaagataCTTAGTTCATCCCACGTTCACAATGAGCCACGAAAATGCTTTTCAAACCGTGGACAGGTACCCCCGCGCTGTGGTAGAGTGGTAGCCATCGCATGGCTGCATACGAACACGAGGACTGACCAGGAAAACCCACTTGTTTTACCATGCTTGCGATGGCGAGTTACGAATGTCGTCTTGTCGAGCAGTGGAAGTTTTGGTGGAACCAGAGCTTTCATTGAGTAACGCTTACTCTGAAATTCTACTGTCAGTGTGGTGGAAGACAGGTTCTAATTGCGAGCCCGGGGTTGTGTGTGAGTGGCCGGGTAGACACGGGACATCCGAGCGCACGTACGTCCCATCTTGTGACGAGGTGGTGActctgcatttgttccgcTGCGCAGAGTGTTACATAAAAACCAGTGGTGCTACATGGGAGAGGCACATGGACACGAACAGCGGCGGTCAAAGTCTGTCCTCTCCGGCGACACGGCCGACATCGAGTGAAGTTGACCACAAGGAGTTTCTAACCGTCTTCGCGACGTTAGACGCTGCCTGACTCGGTGACACTATTGGACACGCAGGGAGCACAATCACCGTGTATGATCATAACTTTATTTACAGTGGATCAAAAGTGTATCGCCGTACTCTGTGAAGCCTGTCGTGATGTTTACCGCGAACAACCGATTCCTGCACCTTTGCGGGGCAACATGAATGCTGTCACCGACacaaaagacacagaaaatcGACGAGGAGCTCTCTGCTCCAGCGATGGTGTTGTGAGTGAGTCTGAATCATTATGTAACTGTAACGCGGGGAGTGCTTACAAGAATTGATGACGCAAGCGTCGCGTTCTCATCGGGACTTCTGCTAGTCTCGCCCTCAGTACGTTGCTACGGGAAAGCCACGAAAAAAGGCAACTGAGGAACTTTGAAGGAATGATTGTGCCGAGCCTGCTGTCATGCTTGGGCATCAAAAATGTGACGTTCTGAAGGGAGCCGTGAGGTGTGTAAGCGACGTGGAGTCACGAATTAGACGGTTCTGAACAGCAAGAGACAGCTACGACGCTTCAGGCGTTAACTACTACGTCGGGACGGTTGACTGCGTAGTTGCAGGCGAAGGGAGCTCACCGCTTTTCGATGCGATGGGGACTAATAAATCATCCGGGTCCCGCCGTGCGCAGCTCGGGAGGAGTTGTTCTTTCTAGACGAGGGAAACATATTCCAAAAAAATGATAGTTTTCAAGGAGGAAAGCAAAACAAGGGAGAGCGTCCCAACTGCGGTGCGCTCAGCCTTGCGTTGTGGCCTGTCCCTCGTCCGTAGCATGCTATTCGCCATCAAGCCATTGCAGCGGTCGTGTCGATTTAGATGTGCTGCGCAACCGCATACACCGGTGCCGCGCCGGTATATCCTTTTCTGTAGAGCGGTCCGTTATCACAAGCAAGGGGATTCAGAGACCAGTGTCTTTCCATACCCAAACGATCAAATTCTTGGTGTTTTGCCGGCCCGGGTACAGAAGGTGCCCTGGCACGCTGTGACCACGCCGAGGGGCATCGCCCGGATTCCCGGACACAGCCAGTGGCCGTGTTCTGAGCGCCTGTGGAGTTTCACAGTTGGAATGCAGTTGCCCGCTATTGAGGGAACCTGGAAAGGAACCCTTGTTTTGGGCGAAAGCCTACGATTCGAGAGACGCACGTCCTGCTGCTGATTGCACATACCGGTGACACCACGGCCGACGACTCACGTCGCCGTCCAAGTAACGCGCGATGGCGCCGGTATGTCCGTTAATGGCATTGTAGTCTTCTTTCGTCCATTGTGCAGCATTACCGAGTCCGGAGCTTGGCAAGTGCTTCAGTCCGCGCTGGTTTCCAGTACATCAGTCCGAAAAAGCCTTTCCTTCAGGATCCTCCGACTCTGACTGTGTAGCTTGTTGCTTCGTACTTGTGTGAACGTCACAAAACGCGAACAAGGTTGCCTGAGGTATCGATTCATGTGTTTTCATTCTTGGACCCGGAGAAGGTTGTGAGAGTCATTTTCACAGTCCAGCGTTTCCATCCGGAGATGACGCCCCATTGCGGGAGGCGGAAGtgtttccctctctcgcccACGTGACTGTTGGTTTCGGGTGACCCCTGTTCCGACATTTCCCCTTGTTAAACGCGTTTTTAGCAACTATCGAACCTCGATACGACCTCCTCCATTTGTTTCCATTTTGTAAAACGGCCCAAGGGAAAACGTTGTGCCTCCATCCGGGTAAAGGATTTTCCCAGTCTCTTCTCGAGCAGGTGTGAAACCAGTAGCGGCGCCCCTACGATGGCGGGTCCGTACCGATATTCTGGGCTAGATCGCTTTTCCCtgccgtgtctctctccagcgtcAGCGCTTCGCGTGGTGGGAAgcagcgagacgaaggcTCATTTGGTCAAGATGCGCGGCGCAAGAGACGCTTTGCTGAGCTTGAGCCGAATTTCCCTTCTGGCCGCACTGGCTGGCCTAGCTTGCTGTCGCGCCATGGTCGTTCTGTCCTCGGCGTTTGCGACGACCGTCGTGGAAAAACACCCTGGTAGCCTTCATCCGGAATCCGGGGAAGCCCCTGCTACAGCCTCTTCACTGGTTCAAATCGAGGCAGCGCAGCACACCAGTCTGGTCTCCAGTGCCGCTGCCCGTACTGTTTTTCAGCCTCCGTCAGAGGAGTCGTGGCTGTGTCGTCTCTCGACAAACAATGGGCCCTGTTCGAAAAACTCATCAGATCCCGAGATCGGGCAGTGGCGGTTCTGCCCGCCAGGGCGCTGCTGTAGCATGTCAAAGTGTGGGCCTGCAGGCTGTTCCATAGGCTGGTGTGAGGGGTGGGGCAACCCATTGTGCTGGATCAAGGACGACACCTACAGCGACGGCAAGTGCACCTGCGAAAAGTACAGAGACCGGTGCTCTCCCAACGCCGACTGCCTCGAATATAACGTCGAACGAGGGGGCGCGTACTGCGTCTGCAAAGACGGATACTACGGAGATGGGAAAGTATGTGAGTTTGACCCATGCAGCGGCAACCCCTGCAATCCGGGTAGTTGCCGGCGACATGGAACGTCATACTCGTGC includes these proteins:
- a CDS encoding MA3 domain-containing protein (encoded by transcript TGME49_286750), giving the protein MASNKALGKKMSLLEEELRGPVKVMDTYDPIFDSESEDEDCLYTVIDVAADEYRQALNKTSCFSGATPPPQKSHLTLDEFTKLAKEILNSYFVNRETFDLSKALEELNCNQYLDSFLVLAIQSSLHRSTDEQRCISASLTLLVDKHIVSKQQMVRAFEKLIQSASDINVDSQLNPDRVYLFLDCAVLDGCVDESYVRRLPEKFLAALSRETLEGNRHLVDALRNLKSFKEAVRNFLPDFFNSGSVEEMKIFLDEQRQPLLQHEFVKMVVESAFSKENEHREMVSNALDRLYGKVLKPDDIQLAFARLVGDVDDYSLDNPDVYYLLAKFLARAVADEILPPSFLLDRYRLNYGGDAGVQVLKKVQKWLAEQNGKGISVRLRKVWTGTDPDNAEACEFKARVRECLYEYFDSNDKKEAACILRELELSPDQAAEMVRKLLVIGMEKAAVGERTTENVFALLRYLLERTDIDEEMIQKGFEQTRNMAEEIKLDIPDMDRRFPQLVEEAKKRGMLSAEF